From Humisphaera borealis, the proteins below share one genomic window:
- a CDS encoding DUF7133 domain-containing protein, producing the protein MNRRLVLAGWIVGCSALTVLAASLAVLRAAEPAAAPVAPAAEQPAWHRCFLRVQANMVTPAEKDLYRDSVTLSLAGIAGPYRVYLNGQLIAEGDGIPDEPRRRFKVPKGILQKTVFNVLAIRIDGKAAASGIRQPPILAGYFDEVIMDRPWDVIRGELAADDARLKPVAEQPKVASYIETDFRQSSTPLNQNAETMPGRRLSPAESLKLMKPADGLAIDLLMAEPLVAQPTHISFDERGRMWVSQYRQYPYPAGIKMISRDKYYRSRFDRVPPAPPNHDKGRDIISVHESTKRDGVFDKNKVVLEGLNMANAAVYGKGGIWVMHTPYLLFYPDADGDDIPDRDPEVRLAGFGLEDTHSVANGLAWGPDGWLYGGQGSTTTSRITRPDVDPPGTPGVYFEGCMVWRYHPTKKIYEIFAEGGGNTFGLDFDAEGRVYSGHNGGVTHGWHFVQDGIYLKQGVDPGKFGPPANPFTFGQLPMMKSRNPIPRFTHDIAMFEGTALPEAYLGKLMGADPLHRTIVSAERYPIGSTFETSTSGTPLACDDIAFRPVFLANAPDGSLYIADFYEEFIAHGQNYQGQIDPTTGRIYRLRGKKSTLITDVNLASKPTTMLTGFLSHPNRWHRQTAARVLGERATKGDRSATIFLKALLKQPNTHPALEALWALQQSDALDELTNIAALNHQAAPVRAWAVRLPGDAKTLSPTMLAAINKLAMVETDAEVRAQIASTARRLPVDQALTLVATLIKRDDDAKDAFIPLLCWWTIESHLDKHRDAVLALLKEPSAWNPAPVKEILLPRIMRRFAAKGTRSDFLACASLLDAAPQDDHRKRLIAGFEEAFTGRALPALPTELAVALSKSGHASPALRVRLGEPAAIDAALKLASDPAAKLPDRLTMVTLFGEVDEPRSVPVLTAILKGAKQPIELRKAAIGSLLRYGDAAIGTEIASLYVELPAELRPSAINLLASRAASSVELLKLVEAGKVKVADVPADMATRLKSHPEAKIADAAKRLFSNEVTPDQAARRAEADRIRKVVAAAPGDPYKGEPLFLQRCGVCHTLFFKGGKIGPDLTSYQRDDLGTMLTSILEPSAEIREGFRNYSVKTKDGRELSGFLTDSDTAIVAIRGFDGQDVRIARADLVELKPMEASLMPEGLLGGMTDQEVRDLFAYLRIPQPITK; encoded by the coding sequence ATGAATCGACGTCTCGTTCTCGCCGGATGGATTGTCGGATGCTCGGCGCTCACAGTTCTGGCCGCGTCGCTGGCGGTTCTTCGCGCGGCCGAGCCTGCGGCCGCGCCCGTCGCGCCGGCGGCCGAGCAGCCGGCCTGGCATCGCTGCTTCCTGCGGGTGCAGGCCAACATGGTGACACCGGCCGAGAAGGATCTGTACCGCGATTCCGTCACGCTCAGCCTCGCCGGCATCGCCGGGCCCTATCGGGTTTACCTGAACGGCCAACTTATCGCCGAAGGCGACGGCATTCCCGATGAGCCGCGCCGGCGGTTCAAGGTCCCCAAGGGCATCCTGCAGAAGACGGTCTTTAATGTGCTCGCGATCCGGATCGACGGCAAAGCCGCCGCGAGCGGCATCAGGCAGCCGCCAATTCTCGCCGGGTACTTCGACGAAGTGATCATGGACCGCCCGTGGGACGTCATTCGCGGCGAACTGGCGGCCGACGACGCGCGGCTCAAGCCCGTCGCCGAGCAGCCGAAGGTCGCCAGCTACATCGAGACCGATTTCCGACAGTCGTCCACGCCGCTCAATCAGAACGCCGAGACCATGCCCGGGCGAAGGCTTTCTCCCGCAGAGTCATTGAAGCTGATGAAGCCGGCAGACGGGCTGGCGATCGACCTGCTGATGGCCGAGCCGCTGGTCGCGCAGCCCACGCACATCAGCTTCGACGAACGCGGCCGCATGTGGGTGTCGCAGTACCGCCAGTACCCCTACCCGGCGGGCATCAAGATGATCAGCCGGGACAAGTACTACCGCTCGCGGTTCGACCGCGTCCCGCCGGCCCCGCCGAACCACGACAAGGGACGCGACATCATTTCCGTCCACGAAAGCACGAAACGCGACGGCGTCTTCGACAAGAACAAGGTGGTGCTCGAAGGGCTGAACATGGCCAACGCCGCCGTCTACGGCAAGGGCGGCATCTGGGTGATGCACACGCCCTACCTGCTGTTCTATCCCGATGCTGACGGCGACGACATTCCCGACCGCGATCCGGAAGTGCGACTCGCCGGCTTCGGGCTGGAAGACACGCACTCGGTCGCCAACGGCCTGGCGTGGGGGCCGGACGGCTGGCTGTATGGCGGTCAGGGGAGCACAACCACCAGCCGCATCACCCGGCCCGATGTCGATCCCCCGGGCACACCCGGCGTTTACTTCGAAGGGTGCATGGTCTGGCGGTATCACCCGACGAAGAAGATCTACGAAATATTCGCCGAAGGCGGCGGCAACACCTTCGGCCTCGACTTCGACGCCGAGGGACGCGTCTATTCCGGCCATAACGGCGGCGTGACGCACGGCTGGCACTTCGTGCAGGACGGCATCTACCTCAAGCAAGGCGTCGACCCCGGCAAGTTCGGTCCGCCGGCCAACCCGTTCACCTTCGGCCAGCTGCCGATGATGAAATCGCGTAACCCGATCCCCCGCTTCACCCACGACATCGCGATGTTCGAAGGTACCGCGCTGCCCGAGGCGTATCTTGGCAAGTTGATGGGCGCCGACCCGCTGCACCGCACGATTGTGTCCGCCGAGCGCTACCCGATCGGCTCGACGTTCGAGACCAGCACCAGCGGCACGCCGCTGGCGTGCGACGACATCGCGTTTCGCCCCGTCTTTCTCGCCAATGCCCCCGACGGCAGCCTGTACATTGCCGACTTCTACGAAGAGTTCATCGCCCACGGGCAGAACTATCAGGGGCAGATCGACCCGACGACCGGCCGGATTTACCGGTTGCGCGGCAAGAAATCGACGCTGATCACAGACGTCAACCTGGCATCCAAGCCGACAACGATGCTGACCGGCTTTCTTTCCCACCCCAACCGCTGGCATCGGCAGACCGCGGCGCGGGTACTCGGGGAGCGGGCGACGAAGGGCGATCGCTCGGCGACTATCTTCCTGAAGGCGCTCCTCAAGCAACCAAACACACACCCGGCGTTGGAAGCCCTCTGGGCACTGCAACAGTCCGACGCGCTCGACGAGCTGACGAACATCGCCGCGTTGAACCACCAGGCCGCACCGGTACGGGCCTGGGCGGTGCGGCTGCCCGGTGATGCCAAAACACTGTCGCCGACGATGCTGGCGGCAATCAACAAGCTGGCGATGGTAGAGACCGACGCCGAGGTGCGTGCCCAGATCGCCTCCACCGCGCGGCGTTTGCCGGTCGATCAGGCGCTCACGCTCGTCGCGACGCTGATCAAGCGGGACGACGACGCGAAAGATGCGTTCATCCCCCTGCTCTGTTGGTGGACGATCGAATCACACCTCGACAAGCATCGCGATGCCGTGCTGGCACTGCTGAAAGAACCCAGCGCCTGGAACCCCGCGCCGGTGAAGGAAATCCTGCTGCCCCGCATCATGCGCCGTTTCGCGGCCAAGGGGACACGGAGCGACTTCCTTGCCTGCGCCTCGCTCCTGGACGCCGCGCCACAGGACGATCATCGCAAACGCCTGATCGCCGGGTTTGAAGAGGCGTTCACTGGCCGGGCGTTGCCGGCATTGCCAACGGAACTGGCAGTGGCGCTGAGCAAATCCGGTCATGCCTCACCGGCATTGCGTGTCCGCCTCGGCGAACCGGCGGCGATCGACGCGGCTTTGAAGCTTGCCAGCGACCCGGCCGCGAAACTGCCGGACCGACTCACCATGGTCACGCTCTTCGGCGAAGTGGACGAGCCGCGGTCCGTCCCGGTACTGACGGCGATTCTGAAAGGTGCCAAGCAGCCGATCGAACTGCGAAAAGCAGCGATCGGATCGCTGCTGCGGTACGGCGACGCGGCGATCGGCACGGAGATCGCCTCGCTGTACGTCGAACTTCCCGCCGAGTTGCGCCCGTCGGCGATCAATCTGCTCGCCAGCCGGGCGGCATCGTCGGTCGAGTTGTTGAAACTGGTCGAGGCCGGGAAGGTGAAGGTGGCAGACGTGCCGGCCGACATGGCGACACGACTGAAGTCACATCCGGAAGCAAAAATTGCCGACGCAGCCAAACGGCTGTTCTCCAACGAGGTCACCCCCGACCAGGCCGCCCGCCGTGCCGAGGCCGATCGAATCCGCAAAGTCGTCGCCGCCGCCCCCGGCGACCCGTACAAGGGCGAGCCCCTGTTCCTGCAGCGGTGCGGCGTCTGCCACACCCTGTTCTTCAAGGGCGGCAAGATCGGCCCCGACCTCACGTCCTACCAGCGCGACGACCTGGGCACGATGCTCACCAGCATCCTGGAGCCCAGCGCCGAGATTCGCGAAGGATTCCGCAACTACAGCGTGAAGACGAAGGACGGCCGCGAGCTCAGCGGCTTTCTCACCGACAGCGACACCGCGATCGTCGCGATCCGCGGGTTCGACGGGCAGGACGTCCGCATCGCCCGCGCAGATCTGGTGGAACTCAAGCCGATGGAAGCCAGCCTGATGCCCGAAGGCCTGCTCGGCGGCATGACCGACCAGGAAGTGCGCGACCTGTTCGCGTACCTGCGAATCCCGCAGCCGATCACGAAGTAG